One part of the Asterias amurensis chromosome 11, ASM3211899v1 genome encodes these proteins:
- the LOC139944092 gene encoding somatostatin receptor type 4-like, whose translation MDVFFKTSAVILFLIPIVGSIGFVGNVLVCVTIIYTKKLHNVTNLMILNLAVADTLVSVSCAPYASISLQFSHSKNISLHSNSSHCPEDRLFQFTSTWIYYFFINCFRAHSVLSLTLANYERFIGISRPLHYSSYFTRRKITLLLLAVWIIPVIVCLPRSVFKIDQFKRDECVNGELQKPTASSILAMLLLFLPLAATIWMYIRILINLKQGARNLEEQGIQGPAQELHQAHKKVTSTLAIITTAFFILVLPGAVWFSISLLLDADLFNIDVAIWNVFTLLSMMNSAINPVLYGFKYVQLRKAFISMVCRSCNQQRQPNQIGPL comes from the coding sequence ATggatgtattttttaaaacatctgcagTTATACTTTTCTTGATTCCAATTGTCGGCAGTATTGGATTTGTTGGAAATGTTCTTGTATGTGTGACTATAATCTACACCAAGAAACTGCATAATGTGACAAATTTAATGATACTCAACCTTGCTGTTGCAGACACTTTGGTCTCTGTATCTTGCGCTCCTTATGCATCTATTTCTTTACAATTCTCCCATTCtaaaaacatttcattacaTTCTAACAGCAGCCACTGTCCAGAAGACAGGCTTTTTCAGTTCACTAGTACTTGGATATATTATTTCTTTATCAACTGCTTTCGTGCCCACTCTGTTCTCAGTCTCACATTGGCCAATTATGAACGATTTATTGGAATCAGTCGACCTTTGCATTATTCAAGCTACTTCACTAGAAGAAAGATCACGCTGTTGTTACTTGCTGTTTGGATAATTCCAGTAATAGTGTGTTTGCCTCGGTCAGTCTTCAAAATAGATCAGTTCAAAAGAGACGAGTGCGTAAACGGCGAGCTACAAAAACCTACAGCCTCTAGCATTTTAGCAATGCTGTTGCTCTTTTTACCCCTTGCAGCTACAATTTGGATGTACATTAGAATCCTCATCAACCTGAAACAAGGAGCCAGAAACCTAGAAGAGCAAGGAATCCAGGGCCCAGCTCAAGAACTGCACCAAGCTCACAAGAAAGTCACCAGCACTCTTGCTATCATCACAACAGCTTTCTTCATTCTTGTCTTGCCTGGAGCCGTTTGGTTTTCTATATCCTTGCTTCTGGATGCAGACCTTTTCAATATTGATGTTGCCATATGGAATGTATTTACACTTCTCTCAATGATGAATTCTGCCATCAATCCAGTCTTATATGGATTCAAGTATGTTCAGCTGAGGAAAGCATTCATATCCATGGTGTGTAGATCATGTAACCAACAAAGACAGCCAAACCAAATTGGTCCTCTGTGA